The sequence ttgTTTGAATGCATTGAGACTCAATTATCACTAGataggaaaatattatatatgcattttcTATATGTTCTTTGTTGTTTTCATATGAGTATTGACTTGTTATTATATAAAACTATTATATGACAATCTGACAACTGATCATATATGCATGTCATATTCTATATTAAGTTATGCTTAAccaattaatttcatatatataagcataaaaAAATCAAGATATATTTTTGGAGAATTAGCTATGATGTTAATGTCCAACCAGAAAATGTTTTTATATgtgttttaagaaatattttttttttcttcttttcacatggtgttaattttctatttattttggacaTACCATGTTTGTccttaatttgtaaaatatatgtgaaaatatatatcttaataataataaaagtaagtTGCCGGACATTATAAGTTTTCATAATAATGTTATTTCatgtttttgttgaatttcgGTTTATGTTTGGTTGTTGTTCAGTGCCATTATCATGTATATTTTGTTGAAGATATTTAGTGCAAGGGTGAGTATATATACAAGTTTGGCGgtgatttgaatatatatatatatatatatatatatatatatgtatattcatatATCTTAATCATGATCAAATCGATATTATTAGATCATGTTAGTTTTAATAGGAAGATTAGAACCAACAcctaatcaaatattaaatggtCGAATTGATTTGGGTTTGGTCctccttttaattaattttttaaattaatcttaAACTTTCGAAACTTTCAAtatatcaatataaatataagtataaATCTAAGTATATAAATTAGCAAACGTATAGCTAAACTTAGTATTgctattatatatgtataactctATTCAATACAATATGTTTGAGTAACATAAATTTATAGGATCCctcaaattattataaaaacttaaagacaataaattttgataaatttattattggacCTTTGTATTCCTAAATTAATTACTAGGATAAGCCagccatattatatatatatatatatatagtagaacCGGCGGGAACACAAAACTGCTCGGCTAAAGGCAGAGAGCCGAGCCAATATATGCGTGAGTTAATGAATGCAAAGCTAACCAATTTTGGTGCTTTATTTGTGGAGGTGTAAAGCTCTAACTCCCTCAGTTTGactaaaaaacacaaaatgaatatatatatatatatttttttttttttttttcaatgttcgtacttgaaattttgaaaagccAACAGATTAGAGAATAGAAACCAGAGAAATCTCCGATTCCATAAGTTTCCAAGGGAGTAGATATGATCAACATCAAccaaacatttatttatatttttttctctcattttctgaTCACCTAATTCTCAAGAAACTGTTAACTTGAACGCGATGAAAACCACTTAGTTTGGAGTTTGtaagaattataaaataaaattaatgctGGTTGGGAATTTCGTTGTTGAAGTTAGGAATGCCTTATTTGGCTCTCCAAACTTCTACAAGTAATAAAACTTCTGCCAACGACGTCTATCACGAGCACGTGTAATTCTGATTTAATcacattaaattaaattatttttttatatattttatctgtaatttcataattatattttttgatttaaaatattgcAAGTTGGAATAAGATTTAATTTCAAGGTGGTTTTAAAGAAGTTGTGGCGGTGTATACACTAAAGATGGCGTATTATATATTGTGGATGGTGGCtagtttgcaaaatattttacTTGAAATGGTATCAAATTTTTGTGACTAAAAAAACTGTTACACAGATTTTTTTGCTTTCTAAAGATGGTTTCATATAGTTATTATACAAAGGAAAAGTTCAAAATGTActtggaatttgaaaatatacatTTTACCTGCTTTACTCTGCAAATACTTGTGAATGTTTAGATGTCTCCCTGTCTCTTAATTGTTTAGGAGACTTtcgtctttttttattttatttttaatgcgtatatatatatttactttttaatgttagaaatataatttttattttatgttcaaCATCTATTGAAATGATAAAtactgaaaattatttttttatctaactaaaattttaacattaaatctttattaattgatataatacttttaatatttgaaacgtCGACATATTTATTTTTCGTTGTAATCCTCAACTTGCAGGGATTTTAACTAGATGGAGCTTACtagcattaaaaatatatatttaaacatcaAAACCCTGAAATAGGTATGCAAATCAAGTCAAttgaataagaaaagaaagtcatgcaaaatattaaagattAAATCTAAATGAAAGACCCAAAAGTCTGATTAACCTTGCGAATAAAAAATTCTAAGATCTTTAGATCCGTACATAAGAAATTTTAGACAACGCGTCAATTGCATAGCTATTTAGTTTTGGTCAATTGCATACCTATAGTTTTAATTAGGTTTACTCACCATGACCTTGCAGAGATACATAACAAATTCAAAGTAGAAAAGCTAGCTTGCTTAGACttaagagggggaaaaaaaaattaataagcctCACAAGTACAAGAAGTGATCATACAATTTAAGTGTAAACTAAAACATAATCTAAGGTAATTAATTTCATGATCAAGCAAGTTAATAGGCAGAAAATATCAAAACTAGGAAGACTACCTAACACAACTAGAATGGCGGCGGcgtatataaaattaaagccttaagggaatttgtcaatctttaatttcttaaaattaaatatcaattaattaactaattaattaatggggCTTCGTGCGTTAGCGGATCGCATGCTTCTCATTATGATTGATCCTTTTTCGTTCAATGTCTCTATGAAGTTTAGAattcaagaaaatatttttgagcTACATATCAATTAAGggcatattaatatatattatatagtagacATTTGCCCTTGGTCTCATCTAATTAGGCGGCTTAAGTACTGCTATGCCTCTCAATAATTATGGCCTTCAAACCTCTTCGCCCAACCCCCACCCCAGCATTATTTTCAGTGCTACTACTAGCTAAGACATCaaattttcttgttttcaaTCATTTTTGTTGCCAAAATACGCATACAaaagcaagaaagaaaaaagtcaaaGATTAATTGCAATTTAGTATCCCCATTAGTTGTACTTTAGCACCTTCAATCtctcaaattttgaaatttaaatcattaattttttgacaTCACAATTTAGGTTatccatttttcaatttgttgtaatttagattttagttaattttttattataggaTTTAATGTCCACCCCTGTGATTGGTGTCAAAGAATCAATTTTTAaactagaaaatattaaaactatttatATAGTTTTGCACTTTAGAACcctttgttattaaaaaaaaaagaaagaaaaaattggtGCAAATTAtcttattgttattaaattgtattagaTTCTAAATTAGAAGATAATGAAAATATCGATTTTTAGAAATAGTTTTACAATATTGCATTTTATTAccttgtaattttaaattttataccaTTAACATATGTCAAGCTCTAATAGTTAAAAGTTATAAAGGCTAAAATtgcaataaatcaaaaaatggaaaacctaAATTACCAAGTTAAAAggttaaattataaaactttaaaaatagaagatatccaaaaataattaatccaaaaactaataataactaaattagACATCTAGCCTTAATTATTTTAATCTCTCCTGTAATATCAACTCTGtcttatatcattttttatgtCAAGGGATGAATTGAAACCTGTGACAATGACTCATTCtctacatatacatacatacatataaatacataGAGATATATTATTTGTGAGTGACAGAGAGATCTTGGATGTTTGCGAAACTGTATGGTAACAAAGCACGAGTCACAATCAATTGATCCATGCTTGCATATGCATGTTCTTATCCATATAATAACTCACCGAATCTCATTTAGAAGCACCGAACGATAGTAGAAAATATTTATCCCGAAGATTTTAAATTTCCAAGTTGCCTTCTCTAGTTCTTTCCACGTTGCAAATACTGAAATGGACCATTCAATTTCATTTCAGTTGGTTTGGAAGGAGACTAAAGGAAATGTCTCTTCAGCTATCTATGTATAATATATGGTTTCCTGTGTTTGAGTGTTTAAGTTGCAAGTatattattcatcaaaaaaagagaaaaaaaaagaagaaaaaaaaaagtgtaagtACTTTGTTTTTTATGTGAGATGGGAGATTCGAACTATCGGGAtcattatctaaaaaaaaatgtttatgttaTAAGTACTGAGAGCAAACTATTAATGTTGTATTAAAGTTTGTCTTATTGTACATGTCCGTATGGCTGAAAATGTAAAGAaaaattagttattaattaGCAGGATCGCTACAGACACATCTATCAAAGTTCATCTCCTTGAAAAGTTTGCAAAGcgtatttattaattagtatcGAAAATATGGATTCGtgcatatttgtattttatagtgtatttattaattagtataaaaaatatggattcgtgcatatttgtattttaaagtctatttattaattagcatcaaaaatatataatgcaaTTTATGCAAGTAAGCTGCTTGTGTGGATGCGTGCATATTTgaatatatcaaattaatatttttcttttatcgtTCTTTTattaacagaaaaagaaaaaaataataaaaaagaaaaaaagaaagaaaaaggaagagagagagagagagaaggaaaatcTTATTATTCAGGTAGCTTAAAATGGCTAATCCATTGACTGAGGAAATTTCTATAACACATCCTCTTAAAATGGTTGGACTAAAACAACTCTTTTAAAATCGGATAATATGTTCTTTAAAAATGGATGATGcaatctataaaataaataatatttcagaaaatgataatattgtCTATAAATTAACTAACATGTTTTAATAAGTGGTATCATTACTCTGATAAAGAAGATAAAAGTCCTTCAATAATTAAGccagattttgagatttgaggCAAGGAAAAGTCCTAATGCAGTGGTTATTTATCTtttcacaattaattaattaattaaaagctgACCATATCCCTTCTTCACGGTTGCAAAATACACCTAACACCTTCTATTTCATATTTAGTTTCTTGGCAGATTTCAGCTGGGAAATAGGGTCTAACCTATTTGGGGCTGGGAAAAATGATTCATAGCTTTATGGAACTTTCTGGACTTTATTAACAAAAGttccaacttaaaaaaaaagaaaaaaaaaatggaatatgaAAGTTGTTTAGActatagattttaattttaatttaataataacaaatttatatacGAATTGTAATCTGTCTCTCATCTAATTATCTTAATCACCttcataatattaaaataatactatagatccaaaaatctattaaattatttaccaattatgtatgtattattatatttgttgatcaaaatatttatataatttataatatttgaagggataaatataattaaataaatattatcaaatcaaattataatacatacattttaataaacattttgacAAATTTCTTGATAGTTCTAGTATcattcataatattatatactCACAACcaacttttaaatataattttaaaaagatagaTCCACCTAACTAAATGAATTAAGTGAAATCCTACCGAGTAGGACAGAATAAAAAAGTAGTTtaacattatcatattttcaaatgAGTTCTATGTATTTTGAGTATCCAATTTGGATTGACttcatattttaaaagcaaatgcaAAACACCACACaccccaccccaaaaaaaaaaaaaaaaaaaaaaaaaaatctatagagAACCCCATTAAGTAAAgagatccataaaatttgtaatgaatccttttattttatactagtatttaccaaaaaaatcctTTCATTTAGTAGTTTTCAGATCATTGAACAGCCATGTGAAATAGCTGTTCTTCATTACCAATTGGGCTTGAGACACACGTAGCaataaattgataattcctGCTTTTGCCCACATTGTGATAATGTTTGCTTGTCAAAATCAATTAAGTCCACAATATTAGAGTGCAACTAACATTGCGCTTCATAAATATCCACTTTTGATTGGTAACCGTCTTTATTTATAAAGATTTCGACTTCCTGATTTCTAAATAGTCTTGAAACAATTCAATTATtatagaaattaaatggagagGAAAAGACAGATAAAAAGCAAAACTGACGTGGATCGGCTGCTAAATTGTGTTtgtgataaaaataaatgaaaaatatatatataatgtttgggTTTAAAACAACATTTAAGAAAAATGGAACGAAAATGACCCGTTAATGTTTCTTTCATTCGGATGTTATATACCAAATTGAGACACGGCTGCTTACCAAAAAACATTGAGACATGGCTTAATTATTTCTTAAGTCTACATtattaacttaaaaaatttaaaaggctTGTCACCATCTACCGGTGGGCGATCAGAAAACTCAATTTTTCTTGTGCATATGTACAAGTCACTTTCAAAAGTTAATCTCCATTAAACAATAAGTAAATCAGAAAATAAAcagataaatgaataaaatttagagtGGAGGATGAGAAAATGGTAAACGAATATGAGAATATTAAGCAAAATTGCCCAAAAAGCCTAACCAGAAATGACGGCTACCAAAAGAATGAACAAAGCTTTGAGAAATTAGAATGCCAACAGTTGGTTAAAAAAGGcttggaaaatttttttccaTAGCTTTGTGAGAATATCTTTACCCACAGATATTCCAAATATAATTGATTTGCTTACAACCAAAAaagttatttaatattattattattattattatatttctttcattgatcaattaaaatattcagGGTCAAAAAATATCCTGTATTTAAAGAACATGGATTTTAAAGATGAATGAGATGTCTCTCAACTACAATGGCGGTCCACAAGTAACGACAGTCCATGAATAAAATCATAAACACCACACcaaccaaaagagaaaaaactttGATAATGTAAGAAAAATGACATCAAGAATGTGAAAGGGCAGCAAACAAGCAGACAAATGGGAGATATCATTTTCCACATAGAAAGTCCAATGGGTACATAATTCATTAAAAAGTCTACATGAATTGGCTAAGCAAGCTAGGGTTTTAAATGCTATGAAGATTACACCTACAAGCCTCTGTCAATATGGAGAATACGAAAACTCTTTAACCGGAAACCTCAAGAGTATCAAATAACTTTAACCCTCCGTGCTCAAGTTATGGCTGCAATAGCTGGAACCCAAAATagcattaaaattttgaattttttcagCTTCAACTGGCAGCTGGGACTGTTGCTGGCTTTGCATCCTCAGCCTTTTCATGTTCTTTATTTAGCATCtgaaaaatttacacttgattaCTTTAACACTTTTATTGACAATAACTAAATTCTAAAATTGGCTCGATGAGCTTTCTCATTCTCATCCAACATTTGCAAATATGTAACTGCTACAAaataagaaaggaagaagatgaTTACACCCTATGTCATCTTTATTCATTCTTACTTGAAATTGGAGAAACCAtatgaaaacagaaaacaaaaaagcaaaaaataaaaataaaaccaaaaaaaaaaaaaaaatgaagaagaacaagaaatgACGAAGGTAagtgtgtttgtgtgtttggGAGAGGGAGGCGGAGATAAGAGAGAGCAGGGAGGTGGATTTGCACCAATAAGTTTTCACCGAGATTCTGTATTCCTAAGAAAATAGTCCTTAtgagaaaaaaggaaataaaaaataaaaaaaatgaaaaagaataggGGGAAATAAGGGAAGTGATAGAGAAACTTGGATGAGAATAGATTTTCAGAATATTGACTCACTTTTTGCTGCTCAACCTACAGGCTATTCAATGTAGCACTGATTTGTTAGTACAAAACTTGAGCAATCAAAACTTCTTACAGGTAACCAGGCAACCCCCTAAacatgactttttatttttcccctgGTCATCAACCCCTCCAGATGAAtcggtaaaaagaaaaaagaagggggTGATAATGCTGGATGCTTCTGAACAATAGAATAGATGTGGAAGTCAGAGAGGCAATACCTTGTTATTGATCAAGTTATGGAGTGCAACGACACTTCGAATGAGAGAGGAGAGATAGATAACCAACATCATATCATTTGTTTTTACTGCAAAAGACAGAAAAGgagattattaataaaatttcccAAAAGTGATACCAACACCCTAAACTAAATGAGCCAAACATATGGGATTTTTCGTTCACAAATGATACCTGCAAATGCCTTGATTAAATCGGTCACATTGAGATTCGGAAGGAGGTTGAATACATCCTGCAATAACATATTAGAATAAATGATGGGAAATGCTTAAGAATTCATCAAACCACCTGACCTCACTCAATCTTCATTTGCAtcttaaaaacataatataatggAAAAAGACTAGAAAAGTAATCAGCAAACCAAACTAAGGCCCTGTTTGGCATAGCGTTTGAGAAGCTGCTTCTAGCCTTTAAAGCTTAAAAGCTGCTTCTGTGAGTGTTTGGAAAACTTTCTTGAAATTCTTCAGCCCTCTAAAAGAGCTTCTAACCAAACCCATTAAGGAGTAGCTTCAAGAAGAAGCAAAGGCTATGCCAAATAGGGCTTGCATATGCTTGTTTGAGGAGAGAAAGAAAAGTCAGTCAGATCTATCTACAAGTTAGTTAAAATACCTGCAAATGGTAAAGTATCTCATGATTTAATGGCAGCTTCTTATCAATAACAAGATCTAGGTAACTGCGAATTTCTCGTAATCGTGCATCCAAACCCTTTAAAGCTGTAAGTTTCCCAGTGACCTACACAACATAAGGTAATTCTGTCAGTCGAACTTTGCTTAGCCCAGAAATTATTTTACATGAAAAAACAGAAGCTCAAGCATCCAACTTAGAAGCTTCCATTCCAGAAGTTGATATGAAAATATGACCTCGCTGCCAAATCAAAAGGAAGGAAAAGGGGGGGTGGTGGTGGGGgaatatgagagagagagagagagagagatcataCGTCAGTTGCAAGTGTACTAATGGTCGTATCCTTTACATCCCTTAGCAAATGTTCCACTCCTGTCAATGAACAACATGTGGATAATCATTAGATTCAAACATTATTAAGGAAATAAACAAAGCAGAATTTTAAACTTGCATCTCTACCAAGCCTGAATGGGGGATAAATGTGCTCTAACAGGAAATGCAAACTTTTATCATGTTATTTACCAATTTCCTCAACCTCGTGAGCAGCAATTTCTGAGGGCACATGAACGAAAATCTTTTGGCTTTTCTGAGTAGCATTCTATTATGAAAATCAAACAGGTTAAGCATCAAAGAGTTAGAATGAACATGTctggaaagaaagaaacagagtTTTGACTTTCATCAATTGTCAACAGTTCAGCAGACTATATAAATGTCAATAGAACATATCCTCTTAATCAGGACAGCAGCACATGAAGCTGTTCTTACCTCTTTAACTTCTTCAACGTCATAGTATGCCTTGGTGGGTATTCCAAGCTCCTTAGGTTGGACATCAATAATGACCAAGACAGGATTTGGGACATAGCTATAATAACATAAAGAACTTGATCAGAAAAGAGGTACAAGCATATATGTCAATAATAAATCTGCCTGTACGTGTGCATGAGAGCACATGTATGCAGTAAACAAGCATAGCTGGCACATATTTCCTACCAAACAAAACCACATAATCATAGACAGGTCAAAATGACAAACCATGGCGGTGTAAAATAGTGCTCCGTATGgcttatttcattataaaaataatttttaatttttttttttttttaacaagaaaacaaattactagctaaatattgaaagttttaataattaaaagaactttagaGAGAAAAAGCAAGAGGAAGGGAGAAAAAAAGAGCAAgaggaagggaaaaaaagataattagatATATGAACACTATCAACCCTAAAACCTGATTCATGATAAATGATCTTACTTGTGGAATAATCCGTGAATATCTAGATCATTCTCTCGTAGCTTCGGCCCTGTACTATACCAACCTACAACGTGCTCCTTGGctgaaaaattaccaaaattcccacatacataaataaataacttctcCAAACAGCTCGGAAAATGATCATCAATctataacaaattgaaaaaagaagtaCCATTTATTCTCTTGAACATGGAAAACATCGACTCATGGTAGTTGTGGTCAAGAAACCAAATGCTTGGATCTTTCTCATCTTCTTCAAAGGGCactgaaatgttttaaaaaagaaaagagacgGTAAAGATTCGTTTCAAAACATAccaaaaaatttctaaatataatttttccaaaaaatgttAACCTTATAAGCTACTGATATAATTCAAAAGATGATGTGTAGAAGTGGTTTACACTGCTAAAAATATGTTAGCCACAAAAGTTGTGGACATTCCTTTCAAtaatacataataaaatttactaaTCATGGCTTTTCAAATTAGACAATATCTACACCATCCGATCCTTGATCGCAACTACTTTACAAGctccaaacaccttgattaagCATAACAAAGTATTTAAAACAACTATTCATCAGTCATATCCTGGGCTccacattaattatttttgaaattcaacAATTGTTATCGTTCTATCCCTTCTATTAACGCTATTGAACCCAccaataggaaaaataaaactacTGATAACTGATTAAAATAGAAGCTATTATTTTAAGGAATCAAATACTCAGGTTTGAGCCTCGGCCaccaacaataatttaaaatcgtTTAGACAATTTCTTCTTATTTAAAATCCACATATCAGCAAAACACGAGCATTAAAACTTATGGTAATTGCAAACCTCATTTATCATAAAGTTTGAAAAGATTAAAATTACTTTGGAGAGGAAGTTAGGGTTAAGGGTGGGGGGGCTTAGTCCCACATACCTTAGAGGTTTAGGGTTGAACCACATCTAGAGGGAGGCCAATGATATTTGCTAAAATTGGGGTTTTAACAAAAAATCCCAAACTCATAAAAGCAATAGagtacaaagaaaacaaaaatattcttcattcatcccaaaaaaaaaagaaaggcttAATGTAGGCAACCCCcaaaaattcaattcaacaacaataaagaaagaatacaaTGCCAAAATCATAATTACCATGAAAATTTTCCTCTGTTCTAAAGAAACCCTAAACCCTCTCTCGGCCCGATGGAGAAAACCTCAGGAAGACTAAAATAGAATAATGCTAAATACCCAAATTCCCATTAACCGTAAGCTTTCTAGGGTTTCCACAATACGAGAAACTAAAACaatcaaaacatttaaaaatccatacaaataagaaaaataaaaaaaccacagACAATGCGgcaaaatagaaaaaacaaaaaggaattgAGAATAGAGCTGACCTGCATAGCTGTTGGTGACGTCGACGACGCCTTTGAAAGAGCTGCCGAGCAGGACTCCGACGACTCGCTTGCGAGTGTCCTTGGCGACTCGATTGTAGTTGTCGACGATGCTCAGAAGCACCAGCGGATGAACTATCACCTTCTCTATCGGTCTCGACGATACTTGCTGCGTCTTGATCACGTCCATGgcgtttgttttttcttttttcaatctgttttcttcttcttcttcttcttccctttttttttttttgggggttttccAATGCTATCTAGCAATGGTAACAAGAAGGAAAGTTATAAAGACTACTACTTTTTACTCTTCGTTGCTTTAAACTCTTCCATGGTGGTTAccagttaaaataataatattttatttatttgattattattattattttttttattttgtttgcgggaaaataattttataatttttttaaaaaatatatataactatatacgGAAGTTTCTAATACGgaacacagtattggtgatgattttttataatattggtggtgattttctaaaatatcattgttaatactataaaaaaattttactaataCTGTAGTATTCATGCGGACGAtactcaccataaaatttccatatatatatatatatatatataaaagcaaaaaaaaaagaaaaaaattcaaattaagagattacaatttttttattttaatttatttaatataaaacgtactttttatattatttcctaattaaaaaaaagaacttgttaatttttctatttttgattatttaatatatatatatatatatatatattagaaaaaagaTCAAGTGAAATAAGTATTTTCGGGTAATTTTAATAGTCGAGGAAAAACTCTGTTGTCTCTTTGATAAAACGTCGTCGCAGTGTTTGGCCTTCAGCGTTGCCGCTCGAAAAAATATACAGACGCCAAGGTGTTTTCTCGGCTGCCAAGCACTCAAATTCGTCTGGCTACCAAAACCCATTACGAATTAGCCAAAAGTATAAGTTTCGGTGAGCTTTCTGCTTCAAATTTagtctttttctgttttcttaatttcttttgttttttttttttttttgttcccccGTCTTCAATTgcttctttaccttttttccGAGCTTCCATGTAGATTACTTAGAGCTCTTCAAGTCAAtcagatatataatatttaccTCCAAGTAGATTACTCGGAGCTCTTTATTGAGAAATTGTAgctctcttatatatatatatatagcaggtGTTAGAGATAGAAAATGGGAAAAGCTTCAAGGGACAAGAGGGTAAGTTTGATGTTTAATTTCAGATGATGTTTATTTTCTGTCCTTATttttcagctttttttttttttttttttgggggtagtAATTTTGGTTGATTCAAATGCAGGATATCTACTACagaaaagcaaaagaagaagGTTGGCGTGCTCGAAGTGCCTTTAAGCTTCTTCAGATAGACGAggaattcaatatttttgaaggtgctctttctctcttcttaaAATGATGtgtatttttgtttggtttatcGTCAAAAGAATTAGGA comes from Ziziphus jujuba cultivar Dongzao chromosome 6, ASM3175591v1 and encodes:
- the LOC107430714 gene encoding 26S proteasome non-ATPase regulatory subunit 7 homolog A isoform X1, whose product is MDVIKTQQVSSRPIEKVIVHPLVLLSIVDNYNRVAKDTRKRVVGVLLGSSFKGVVDVTNSYAVPFEEDEKDPSIWFLDHNYHESMFSMFKRINAKEHVVGWYSTGPKLRENDLDIHGLFHNYVPNPVLVIIDVQPKELGIPTKAYYDVEEVKENATQKSQKIFVHVPSEIAAHEVEEIGVEHLLRDVKDTTISTLATDVTGKLTALKGLDARLREIRSYLDLVIDKKLPLNHEILYHLQDVFNLLPNLNVTDLIKAFAVKTNDMMLVIYLSSLIRSVVALHNLINNKLHICKCWMRMRKLIEPILEFSYCQ
- the LOC107430714 gene encoding 26S proteasome non-ATPase regulatory subunit 7 homolog A isoform X2, with product MDVIKTQQVSSRPIEKVIVHPLVLLSIVDNYNRVAKDTRKRVVGVLLGSSFKGVVDVTNSYAVPFEEDEKDPSIWFLDHNYHESMFSMFKRINAKEHVVGWYSTGPKLRENDLDIHGLFHNYVPNPVLVIIDVQPKELGIPTKAYYDVEEVKENATQKSQKIFVHVPSEIAAHEVEEIGVEHLLRDVKDTTISTLATDVTGKLTALKGLDARLREIRSYLDLVIDKKLPLNHEILYHLQDVFNLLPNLNVTDLIKAFAVKTNDMMLVIYLSSLIRSVVALHNLINNKMLNKEHEKAEDAKPATVPAAS